In Candidatus Cohnella colombiensis, one DNA window encodes the following:
- a CDS encoding DUF1292 domain-containing protein, translating into MSELTSLRQLYGDIIELEDDENRALPYHIVAELSLNAKQYVILQSETDRQDDTFEVFQVAVDAEGEVQLETVVEDDEWEAVAEAYDDMQFGNNDQP; encoded by the coding sequence GTGAGTGAGCTAACTAGCTTGCGTCAACTGTATGGAGACATCATTGAGTTGGAAGATGATGAGAACCGCGCGCTGCCGTATCACATTGTAGCGGAGTTGTCGCTGAATGCAAAGCAATATGTCATTTTACAATCAGAGACAGATCGCCAAGACGATACGTTTGAAGTTTTTCAAGTCGCAGTAGATGCTGAAGGCGAAGTGCAGCTAGAAACCGTCGTCGAAGATGATGAGTGGGAAGCTGTCGCAGAGGCTTATGATGATATGCAATTTGGAAATAATGATCAGCCCTGA
- the ruvX gene encoding Holliday junction resolvase RuvX: protein MRVLGLDYGERRIGVALSDAFGWTAQGLEVIDRKIVKDEFARIADLVKQHEVESIVVGLPKNMNGTIGPSGEYCIAFADQLREMLTLPVQMWDERLTTVSAERALLEADVSRSKRKLVIDKMAAALLLQNYLDSKAK from the coding sequence ATGAGAGTCTTAGGACTGGATTATGGTGAACGGCGAATCGGGGTCGCCCTTAGTGATGCATTTGGTTGGACAGCGCAAGGTTTAGAGGTTATAGATCGCAAGATTGTTAAAGATGAGTTCGCGCGAATTGCAGACCTAGTCAAGCAGCACGAGGTAGAATCGATTGTCGTCGGATTGCCTAAGAACATGAACGGTACGATTGGACCTAGTGGTGAATACTGTATTGCATTTGCAGATCAACTCAGAGAGATGCTAACGCTGCCAGTGCAGATGTGGGATGAACGTCTGACGACTGTGTCAGCAGAACGAGCTCTACTCGAAGCGGATGTTAGTCGGAGTAAGCGTAAGCTAGTAATAGATAAGATGGCTGCAGCGCTATTGTTGCAAAATTATCTAGACTCTAAAGCAAAGTGA
- a CDS encoding DUF1292 domain-containing protein, whose protein sequence is MSNDEQYDEIELIRIPNEEGGEDEFEVLMRIEPNDGSDRKYILLIPTDGDENEEEPEVFPFRYEEDEDGIHLSLLEDPEEWELVQETFDTLNGDFDDVEGEEV, encoded by the coding sequence ATGTCGAATGATGAACAGTACGATGAAATCGAGCTTATTCGTATTCCTAATGAAGAAGGAGGCGAAGATGAGTTTGAGGTGCTAATGCGCATTGAACCCAATGATGGTTCAGATCGCAAATATATTTTACTTATTCCAACAGATGGCGATGAGAATGAGGAAGAGCCAGAAGTATTTCCTTTCCGTTACGAAGAGGACGAGGATGGCATTCACTTGTCTTTGCTAGAAGATCCAGAGGAATGGGAGCTTGTGCAAGAAACGTTCGATACTTTGAACGGCGATTTCGATGATGTCGAGGGTGAAGAAGTGTGA
- a CDS encoding IreB family regulatory phosphoprotein produces MSSSDKNHLDQTVKFDVVADPQEISSRDILFLVHDALQDKEYHPINQIVGYLLSGDPAYIPRHNNARSLIRKKERDELIEELVRFYLGQNR; encoded by the coding sequence ATGAGTTCATCGGACAAAAATCATCTGGATCAGACGGTTAAGTTTGATGTGGTTGCGGATCCCCAAGAAATATCTTCTCGCGACATATTATTTTTAGTGCACGATGCGCTTCAAGACAAGGAATATCATCCGATAAACCAAATCGTCGGTTATCTGCTTTCTGGTGATCCTGCTTATATCCCCCGTCATAATAATGCGCGAAGCTTGATTCGTAAAAAGGAGCGCGACGAGTTGATTGAAGAGCTCGTACGTTTCTATCTTGGGCAGAATCGCTAA